A genome region from Heliangelus exortis chromosome 12, bHelExo1.hap1, whole genome shotgun sequence includes the following:
- the RYBP gene encoding RING1 and YY1-binding protein — protein MVMGDKKSPTRPKRQAKPAADEGFWDCSVCTFRNSAEAFKCSICDVRKGTSTRKPRINSQLVAQQVAQQYATPPPPKKEKKEKVEKQDKEKPDKEKEISPSVTKKNTNKKTKPKSDIVKDPPSEANSIQSGNTTTKTSDPNHTSRPRLKNVDRSTAQQLAVTVGNVTVIITDFKEKTRSSSTSSSTVTSSAGSEQQNQSSSGSESTDKGSSRSSTPKGDMSAVNDESF, from the exons ATGGTCATGGGCGACAAGAAGAGCCCGACCAG GCCGAAGAGGCAAGCCAAACCTGCAGCCGACGAAGGCTTTTGGGATTGTAGCGTCTGCACCTTTAGGAACAGCGCCGAAGCCTTCAAATGCAGCATCTGCGATGTCAGGAAAGGCACCTCCACCAG AAAACCTAGAATAAACTCTCAGTTGGTGGCACAACAAGTTGCCCAGCAATATGCAACCCCACCACCACCtaagaaggagaagaaggagaaagtggaaaaacaagacaaagaaaagcctgacaaagagaaggaaattagTCCAAGTGTTACAAAGAAGAACACTAACAAGAAGACTAA ACCAAAGTCAGATATTGTGAAAGACCCTCCTAGTGAAGCAAACAGTATACAGTCTGGGAATACTACAACAAAGACCAGCGACCCGAATCACACTTCAAG ACCCAGACTGAAAAATGTGGACAGAAGTACCGCGCAGCAGCTGGCAGTCACAGTGGGAAATGTCACAGTAATTATCACAGACTTTAAAGAAAAGACTCGTTCCTCTTCCACATCATCTTCTACAGTGACCTCCAGTGCAGGATCAGAACAACAGAATCAGAGCAGCTCGGGCTCTGAGAGCACAGACAAGGGCTCATCCCGCTCCTCCACGCCGAAGGGGGACATGTCGGCAGTCAACGAtgaatctttctga